In uncultured Bacteroides sp., the following proteins share a genomic window:
- a CDS encoding RNA polymerase sigma factor RpoD/SigA, with protein MRQLKITKSITNRESASLDKYLQEIGREDLITVEEEVELAQRIRKGDRVALEKLTRANLRFVVSVAKQYQNQGLSLPDLINEGNLGLIKAAEKFDETRGFKFISYAVWWIRQSILQALAEQSRIVRLPLNQVGSLNKISKAFSKFEQENERKPSPEELADELDIPVDKISDTLKVSGRHISVDAPFVEGEDNSLLDVLVNDDSPMADRSLVNESLAREIDRALSTLTDREKDIIQMFFGIGQQEMTLEEIGDKFGLTRERVRQIKEKAIRRLRQGNRSTLLKSYLG; from the coding sequence ATGAGACAACTAAAAATTACAAAAAGTATCACTAACAGAGAGAGTGCTTCTCTTGATAAGTATCTACAGGAGATCGGTCGTGAAGACTTAATTACTGTAGAAGAGGAGGTAGAACTCGCTCAACGCATTCGCAAGGGTGATCGCGTGGCATTAGAAAAGCTGACACGTGCCAATCTTCGTTTTGTCGTTTCAGTAGCTAAACAGTATCAAAATCAAGGATTAAGTTTACCTGACTTAATAAATGAAGGTAACTTAGGATTAATTAAAGCTGCAGAAAAGTTTGATGAAACACGTGGTTTCAAGTTTATTAGTTATGCTGTGTGGTGGATTCGCCAATCAATTCTTCAGGCTTTGGCAGAGCAATCGCGTATTGTTCGTCTTCCGTTGAACCAAGTAGGCTCGCTGAATAAAATCAGTAAGGCTTTCTCTAAGTTCGAACAGGAGAACGAGCGTAAGCCCTCACCTGAAGAACTGGCTGATGAATTAGACATCCCTGTTGATAAAATCTCTGATACACTAAAAGTATCCGGCCGTCATATTTCGGTAGATGCACCTTTTGTGGAAGGAGAGGACAACAGTTTGCTGGATGTGTTGGTTAACGATGATTCGCCTATGGCAGATCGCTCTCTAGTTAATGAGTCTCTTGCTAGGGAAATTGATAGAGCTCTTTCTACGTTAACCGATAGAGAAAAGGACATTATACAAATGTTCTTTGGTATCGGACAACAGGAAATGACACTGGAAGAAATCGGCGACAAATTCGGGCTTACCCGTGAACGTGTTCGTCAGATTAAGGAAAAAGCAATCAGAAGATTAAGACAAGGTAATCGTAGTACATTGCTCAAATCTTATTTGGGATAA
- a CDS encoding clostripain-related cysteine peptidase has protein sequence MKNLLKPSYLFSLIVLFLLASCHKNDSPKPLKASRTVLAYIVADNSLNSFASLDIDEMVEGYAAVDAENNNLLIYVDDKSTPRLIQVTKDRSGTVIKKTIHTYDEQNSLDVSVMSEVFDRVFERFPADSYGLVLWSHGDGWIQADPAAPSTRWFGQDAGTYMNISALATVLEPAPHFDFILFDACFMQSVEVIYELASYGDYFISSPTEIPGPGAYYVDVVPAMFKEASTKKEEARNVGLAYYNYYNDNYTGVEGSNDNWTMGVSVSVVESDKLASLAVATKTLLPQYISNGATVATSGILCYDPYRDQNYYDMNGLAYSLAGEGSVYEAWKAAYEEAVVWAETTPSNYCTSSFGSGKMTSMAGFSGLSIHIPEGAFSSSVNTFYRTLGWYTAGGWSDTGW, from the coding sequence ATGAAGAATCTTCTAAAACCGTCTTATCTCTTTTCTCTTATAGTCTTGTTCTTATTGGCATCTTGTCATAAAAACGATTCTCCAAAACCGCTGAAAGCTTCACGTACAGTGTTAGCTTATATTGTTGCGGATAACTCTCTCAACAGTTTTGCGTCTCTTGATATTGACGAAATGGTAGAAGGTTATGCTGCTGTGGATGCTGAAAATAATAACTTGCTAATTTATGTAGATGATAAAAGTACTCCTCGATTGATTCAGGTAACGAAGGATAGGAGCGGTACTGTCATTAAGAAAACGATACATACTTATGATGAGCAGAATTCTTTGGATGTTTCTGTAATGTCTGAGGTTTTTGATCGTGTTTTTGAGCGCTTTCCAGCTGATAGTTATGGATTAGTGTTATGGTCTCATGGCGATGGCTGGATTCAAGCTGATCCGGCTGCACCTTCTACGCGTTGGTTTGGTCAGGACGCAGGTACATACATGAATATCTCGGCTTTAGCTACTGTCTTAGAGCCAGCTCCTCATTTCGATTTTATATTATTTGATGCCTGTTTCATGCAATCTGTGGAGGTGATTTATGAACTTGCTTCTTATGGTGATTATTTTATTAGCTCTCCAACGGAGATACCTGGTCCGGGTGCGTATTATGTAGACGTGGTACCTGCTATGTTTAAGGAGGCATCTACAAAGAAGGAAGAAGCAAGAAATGTTGGGCTCGCTTATTATAATTATTATAATGATAACTATACCGGTGTTGAAGGTAGTAATGATAATTGGACTATGGGTGTTTCGGTCTCTGTGGTTGAAAGTGATAAGCTTGCAAGCTTGGCTGTTGCTACCAAAACTCTGTTACCCCAATATATTTCTAACGGAGCTACTGTTGCTACTTCCGGTATTCTTTGCTATGATCCATATCGCGATCAAAATTATTATGATATGAATGGCTTAGCATATTCTTTAGCTGGTGAAGGTTCTGTTTATGAGGCGTGGAAAGCTGCTTATGAAGAGGCTGTGGTTTGGGCTGAGACTACTCCTTCTAATTATTGTACATCTAGTTTTGGCTCTGGAAAGATGACTTCTATGGCAGGCTTTTCAGGGTTATCAATTCATATACCTGAGGGGGCCTTTTCTTCTAGTGTAAATACGTTCTATCGTACTTTGGGATGGTATACAGCTGGCGGATGGAGTGATACGGGTTGGTAA